In the Acidimicrobiia bacterium genome, TCATCTTGTTTCTTCTGGTGGGATCGTTGGCGGCCGTGGCTGCCCATTACCTCGGAAAGGTGGCCTATCGGCCAGGGTTCAAGACTTCAAACCGGGTGTTCGGTGCCTTGGCCGCTACATCATGGGGATGGCTGCTCGCCACCGTGATCATCATGTTGACCACGGTACTCCCGTTGCGGGGCACATTCGACGCGGCATTTCAGGACTCGGTGATTGTCGGTGCGATTACCAATCCCGAAGGGATGACTCAGAGGGTTGTTCGCACCGTGGCTGGGGATCGGCTCTTTTCGCAGGTCATCGCACTTGAAGACTTGTTTGGAGATCAACAGGTCATCCTCAAAGAAGGTGAATCGATACCGCTCGACCCGGTCCCCGCCGAAGACTTGTCGGTCGACGATGCGGCCGAGCAACGCATATTTGACCTACTGAACGGTGCGCGCATCGAGGCCGGTCTGGCCCCTCTGGTGTGGTCTGAAGCGCTTGCCTCGGTTGGTCGTGCCCACGGCGAGGACATGTATGTGACGGGTTACTTTTCACACGTATCGCCGATCACCGGGACCATCGGCGATCGCGTGTCTTCGGCAGGGATCTCCTATGTGATCGTTGGGGAGAACCTGGCACTGGCGGCCGATGCCGTGCAGGTCCATGAGGGTCTCATGGACAGTCCGTCGCACCGTGAGAACATTCTCAGACCTCAATTCCGTCGGGTCGGGATCGGGGTCATTGACGGTCCAACCGGCCTGATGGTCGTGCAAGTGTTCAGCGGATGATCGACGAGGCGTCTGCGACTCTCGCGGCCGCGTTGGTTGCCACTTACGGGGCGTTTGTTGCAGCTGGAACCGGGAAGTACGGGGTGGATCTCTCTCCGGCCATATCGGCTGGTGAGTCGTGGCTGCGGGCCGAGTTGGACGCCGAACTGTCAGCTCCGTACCACAAACAGCGGCGTGGACCGCTTGAGATCTTCCAGGCAGCCATGACCTTTCCGACGGAGGCACTGGTCGATGCGGGCGCGCCAGAACCAGTCCGCGACCTCATGGCGGTCCGGGCGCTACCGGGGGATCGTTTTGATCTCGCTCCAGCGTCGTCGCGTGAAATAAGCGAGGACGTGTGGTCTGCCCACCTTGTGTGGGGTGTGACCAAAGCAAGAGCGCTGCGGGACCTAAGTGGAGCCGAGGGCGCTTAGTTCGTCGAAGGCGCTCTCGATGCAACCGACGAAGTCTTCGATGTCGGGAAGCAGATCCCACTCACCATTGACTCCCCAGGTGAGTTCCCCGTTGTAGGAGAAGAGCGCCAGCCCGTAGGCCTGGTTCTGCCACAGCGGGACGAGTGGATACTGGTGAACTAGTTGTCGAGCATGAACACGGGAAACTGCGGGCCCGGCACGTTCGTGACAGTGGCTGCGAATGGTCGCCGACCAGCGGCGAGACGAGCTCCGAGCGACAGGAGAGTACCTGGCGTGCCAGAAGACATCTGGACGATCGTCGATGCGCCAAGCGCCTGATCAGTTGATTTGAGTTTCTGGGTGGCGGCGGCCACTTTTTCGTACCGGCTTCGTGGGTCGGGGTCCGAAATGGGCAGGTCAACCAGCCACATGGCAACCTGGTTGCCGAGATTGCCGCGCTGATTGGTCGGCCGGACCGACACCGGCGCCATGATTCGGTACTCCATGTCGGCTACGTCGGTTTCACGATGGTCTTGGAGAAAGCTCCGTACTGCCCCGGCGACGGTGGTGAGGACCACGTCGTTGAGCGAACCGCCCAGGTGGT is a window encoding:
- a CDS encoding CvpA family protein, coding for MVDFALGVYFTGLFVRGWLRGFVKEAMDLVGLLIGAFVAFRYSRSLGEVLESMSQTGPTVARYVAGIILFLLVGSLAAVAAHYLGKVAYRPGFKTSNRVFGALAATSWGWLLATVIIMLTTVLPLRGTFDAAFQDSVIVGAITNPEGMTQRVVRTVAGDRLFSQVIALEDLFGDQQVILKEGESIPLDPVPAEDLSVDDAAEQRIFDLLNGARIEAGLAPLVWSEALASVGRAHGEDMYVTGYFSHVSPITGTIGDRVSSAGISYVIVGENLALAADAVQVHEGLMDSPSHRENILRPQFRRVGIGVIDGPTGLMVVQVFSG
- a CDS encoding DUF1298 domain-containing protein, encoding MRSHCHERAGPAVSRVHARQLVHQYPLVPLWQNQAYGLALFSYNGELTWGVNGEWDLLPDIEDFVGCIESAFDELSALGST